A portion of the Leptospira noumeaensis genome contains these proteins:
- a CDS encoding UDP-N-acetylmuramate--L-alanine ligase: MKIFLVGIGGIAMGNLAYMLKNQGHDVSGSDQNLYPPMSDKLVEWGLSPKSGYRKENVKGADLVIIGNAISRGNPEVEEVLNTGMEYMSMAQAIGTFFLKNKKPIVISGTHGKTTTTFLTHWILESIGLKPGLFVGGIRKDGFPGFALGEGDYFVIEGDEYDSAFFDKSSKFLHYRPYYLAMNALDFDHADIFADLNAIKTMFKRLLNLVPGRGKVFYWKGSRNLVEITKDYKHAPVESFDLGDKNSIFKYEKGILSEMRTKTKLKPSLIGSHNYRNVEVATRICLEIAPQKRKEILEAVVSFPGVKRRQENLFVSDKSLLVEDFAHHPVAIQETIRAHKEAYPGYKIISLFEPRSATSHRNVFQDDFAKCFKGSDVSIVTEVYQVDKVNKSLRLNVKKLVKDISKNTKKDALYAKDPKEIPVLLKKILPKFQKEKVIILAMSNGAFGGIYPELKSLIELRESV, from the coding sequence TTGAAAATCTTTTTGGTAGGCATTGGTGGGATTGCTATGGGTAATTTGGCCTATATGCTAAAAAATCAAGGTCACGACGTTTCAGGTTCTGATCAAAATCTTTACCCACCTATGTCTGATAAATTGGTAGAGTGGGGATTATCACCTAAATCTGGTTATCGTAAAGAAAATGTTAAAGGTGCGGATTTAGTCATCATAGGAAATGCGATTTCACGTGGGAATCCAGAAGTAGAAGAAGTTCTAAATACCGGAATGGAATACATGAGTATGGCCCAGGCCATCGGAACATTTTTTCTGAAAAATAAAAAACCCATCGTGATTTCTGGAACGCACGGCAAAACAACAACAACGTTTTTAACTCATTGGATTTTAGAATCCATTGGATTAAAACCCGGTCTTTTTGTGGGTGGGATTCGCAAAGACGGATTCCCTGGTTTTGCTCTGGGGGAAGGAGATTATTTTGTCATCGAAGGAGATGAATACGATTCTGCTTTCTTTGATAAAAGTTCTAAGTTTTTACATTATAGACCATACTACTTAGCAATGAATGCTTTAGATTTTGATCATGCTGATATTTTTGCTGATCTCAATGCAATCAAAACCATGTTCAAACGCCTGTTAAATTTGGTTCCTGGTCGTGGTAAGGTTTTTTATTGGAAAGGTTCTCGGAACCTCGTGGAAATCACAAAAGATTATAAACATGCACCCGTGGAATCCTTTGATTTAGGAGACAAAAACTCCATTTTTAAATATGAAAAAGGTATTTTATCTGAGATGCGAACCAAAACAAAATTAAAACCATCTTTGATTGGATCACATAACTACCGCAATGTGGAAGTGGCGACTCGTATTTGTTTGGAAATTGCTCCTCAAAAAAGAAAAGAAATTTTAGAAGCTGTGGTTTCTTTCCCAGGTGTCAAACGAAGACAAGAAAATCTATTTGTTTCCGATAAGAGTTTACTTGTAGAAGATTTTGCTCATCATCCTGTGGCCATCCAAGAAACGATACGAGCTCACAAAGAAGCCTATCCTGGATATAAAATCATTTCACTGTTTGAACCAAGAAGTGCCACCTCACATAGAAATGTTTTCCAAGACGATTTTGCTAAATGTTTTAAAGGAAGTGATGTCAGCATCGTTACCGAAGTGTATCAAGTAGATAAGGTAAATAAATCCTTACGTTTGAATGTCAAAAAACTAGTAAAAGACATCTCAAAGAATACAAAGAAAGACGCATTGTATGCAAAAGATCCCAAAGAAATTCCAGTCCTTCTAAAAAAGATTCTACCAAAATTTCAAAAAGAAAAAGTAATCATCCTTGCGATGTCGAATGGTGCCTTTGGTGGAATTTATCCTGAATTAAAATCATTAATCGAATTACGAGAATCTGTATGA
- the pheS gene encoding phenylalanine--tRNA ligase subunit alpha → MSLSQEIEVLVKEAESVLSSATSEQDLDSLKNQFIGKKGKLTSVLKGLAALSVEEKKTVGKQANEAQNRLESFVETKRTSLKESFYENKLGQEFFDSLRPLAPKERGSLHPISQIQYEIEDIFTSMGFSVMDGPEVETDENNFGALNFTEDHPARDMQDTFYTEDGNLLRTHTSAIQVRALRKLKPPFRIIAPGRVFRYEEVDASHENTFYQVEGMVVGENISVAHLIYTMETLLSRVFRKEIKTRLRPGYFPFVEPGFELDINCLVCSGDGCSVCKHSGWLELLPCGLVHPNVLESAGLDSKKWTGFAFGLGLDRLVMMRYGIHDIRYFQSGNLRFLKQF, encoded by the coding sequence ATGAGCCTATCCCAAGAAATCGAAGTTTTAGTTAAAGAAGCAGAGTCTGTTTTATCTTCAGCCACATCCGAACAAGATTTGGATTCTTTAAAAAACCAATTCATTGGTAAAAAAGGAAAACTCACTTCTGTTTTAAAAGGTCTTGCCGCCTTATCCGTGGAAGAGAAAAAAACAGTAGGGAAACAAGCGAACGAAGCACAAAACCGACTCGAAAGTTTTGTTGAAACCAAAAGAACTTCTTTAAAAGAAAGTTTTTATGAAAACAAGTTAGGCCAAGAATTTTTTGATAGTTTGCGACCACTGGCGCCCAAAGAAAGAGGAAGCCTTCATCCCATTTCTCAAATCCAATACGAAATTGAAGATATCTTTACTTCTATGGGTTTTTCTGTGATGGATGGGCCGGAAGTAGAAACGGATGAAAACAATTTCGGTGCTCTCAATTTTACGGAAGACCATCCCGCTCGTGATATGCAAGATACGTTTTATACGGAAGATGGAAATTTACTCAGAACTCATACTTCAGCCATCCAAGTGCGTGCCCTTCGCAAACTAAAACCTCCTTTTCGGATCATTGCTCCTGGTCGTGTGTTTCGATATGAAGAGGTGGATGCCTCTCACGAAAATACGTTTTACCAAGTAGAAGGGATGGTTGTGGGTGAAAATATTTCAGTCGCACATTTGATTTATACTATGGAAACACTTCTTTCTCGTGTGTTTCGAAAAGAAATCAAAACAAGACTAAGACCGGGATACTTTCCATTTGTGGAACCAGGTTTTGAACTCGATATCAACTGTCTGGTTTGTAGTGGAGATGGTTGCAGTGTGTGTAAACATTCTGGTTGGTTGGAACTACTCCCTTGTGGACTGGTTCATCCAAATGTCCTTGAATCAGCAGGACTTGATTCTAAAAAATGGACTGGGTTTGCTTTTGGTCTTGGCCTTGACCGTCTTGTGATGATGCGTTATGGAATCCATGACATCCGGTATTTCCAATCAGGAAATTTAAGGTTCTTAAAACAGTTTTAG
- a CDS encoding thiolase C-terminal domain-containing protein, with product MNPILLGVADTIESEFDSEVYKNLSPLEKYHSILFRSVDKLFGFLGTDRSKIAPFLTDFVSIEAQSLGREGYGFTVKDSNDLGFGGLACHTVDLGGASVGGAIGQAHTIVKANPYAVVLVAAADVPKSVFKQISDLKRLTATVCHKDWEMPYGATLIGLYSLLCERMMFDTGVTSDDLEEITKHFRSLAESNPRAFQFQKPLTEKQLKKPLSGVYSTPMIAIVTDHGFATLITSEFMKQKLIENKIIKKDAEHIYLAGSGHSAHAEYFIQKKDLKSPAALACERAVASSGFKRSDIDYAWIYDCFTGMVIHEAGLYFGVPPKETATALRKGKISNGTKEIPINLGGGILNYQAAMALSGATGLIDIASQYGLAVDPIPKTLETPPSVSLLGGNGGIDSINSVVLFSKEKPKSETREPLALKPLEVNVPNPKVGEKATILSVSTIYFNPGGEKKPPYLIACSTKENGEMVLTNLYGKDGVEIVSKEGLSLGNSKVEFQEIEGKIQAVLLG from the coding sequence ATGAACCCAATTCTACTCGGTGTCGCTGACACCATCGAATCTGAATTTGATTCGGAAGTTTATAAAAATCTTTCTCCTTTAGAAAAATACCATTCTATATTATTTCGTTCTGTAGATAAACTATTTGGTTTTCTCGGAACGGATCGTTCTAAAATTGCACCCTTTTTAACTGATTTTGTATCTATCGAAGCCCAGTCTCTTGGCCGAGAAGGGTATGGATTTACAGTCAAAGATTCCAATGATTTAGGTTTTGGAGGACTTGCTTGTCATACCGTGGATTTAGGTGGGGCCAGTGTAGGCGGTGCCATTGGCCAAGCACATACCATTGTCAAAGCCAATCCTTATGCTGTTGTTCTTGTGGCCGCTGCCGATGTTCCCAAATCAGTATTCAAACAAATATCTGATTTAAAAAGACTCACGGCCACTGTTTGCCACAAAGATTGGGAAATGCCTTATGGGGCGACCCTCATTGGTCTTTATTCTTTGTTATGTGAACGAATGATGTTTGATACTGGAGTGACCAGTGATGATTTAGAAGAAATCACAAAACACTTTCGGTCACTTGCCGAATCCAATCCCCGGGCTTTCCAATTCCAAAAACCACTCACGGAAAAACAGTTAAAAAAACCCCTTTCTGGAGTTTATAGTACACCGATGATTGCCATTGTCACCGATCATGGATTTGCCACTCTCATCACTTCTGAATTCATGAAACAGAAGTTAATTGAAAACAAAATCATCAAAAAAGATGCCGAACATATTTACTTAGCGGGTTCCGGACATAGTGCCCATGCGGAATACTTCATACAAAAAAAAGACTTAAAAAGTCCAGCCGCACTTGCTTGTGAAAGAGCCGTGGCCTCTTCTGGATTCAAACGTTCTGATATTGATTATGCTTGGATTTATGATTGTTTTACAGGAATGGTCATCCATGAAGCGGGTTTGTATTTTGGTGTACCACCGAAAGAAACTGCAACGGCACTTCGCAAAGGAAAAATTTCCAATGGAACAAAAGAAATTCCAATCAATTTGGGTGGAGGAATTTTAAACTACCAAGCTGCCATGGCACTTTCGGGAGCGACAGGTCTCATTGACATAGCGAGCCAATATGGCCTTGCCGTAGATCCCATTCCAAAAACACTGGAGACACCGCCTAGCGTCAGTTTGCTTGGAGGAAATGGAGGAATAGATAGCATCAATTCCGTAGTTTTATTTTCCAAAGAAAAACCTAAATCAGAAACAAGAGAACCTTTGGCTTTAAAACCATTGGAAGTCAATGTCCCAAATCCAAAAGTGGGAGAAAAAGCCACCATCCTTAGTGTAAGCACCATTTATTTCAATCCAGGTGGAGAAAAAAAACCACCTTACCTCATTGCCTGCTCGACAAAAGAAAATGGAGAGATGGTTCTAACGAACCTTTATGGAAAAGATGGAGTAGAAATTGTATCCAAAGAAGGACTCTCTCTTGGAAATTCAAAAGTGGAATTCCAAGAAATCGAAGGAAAAATCCAGGCGGTGCTTTTAGGTTAA